One part of the Sporosarcina ureae genome encodes these proteins:
- a CDS encoding G5 and 3D domain-containing protein, protein MSQKNNKGMRIAVLFMAIALFVATTSLVLIDGKKKNVSMDLNGKQIELRTAEATVGEVLAANDVKVAKHDIVEPAVNTPVENDTAIKWQKAKQVMIDVDGKTQELWTTDATVNDVLKTAGIEITTHDEIEPALETKITDNQPIAIAKAFPVTVKDGGKESTVWSTQTTVRKFLTDQNIRLSNLDKVEGDTSAKLTASNAVVNIARVEKVTDVVVEPADFKTKRKTDMTMLKGEEKVVTNGKKGKLQKKFQITKKNGKIVSREFVGKTMVEEPTAKVVHVGAKAPKVEVAAAPAKAATSASAKSSSTPAKAQVAVSRGNSGEPSGGKEFYANASAYTAYCNGCSGITATGVNLRANPGMKLIAVDPRVIPLGSKVWVEGYGYAIAGDTGGAIKGNRIDLHMPTKEAAYAFGRRQVKIKVIN, encoded by the coding sequence ATGTCTCAGAAGAATAATAAGGGTATGCGTATTGCAGTTTTATTCATGGCAATCGCATTATTCGTAGCAACAACGTCACTCGTATTGATTGACGGGAAAAAGAAAAACGTCTCAATGGATCTTAATGGAAAGCAAATAGAATTACGTACAGCAGAAGCTACGGTTGGAGAAGTATTAGCGGCAAATGACGTAAAAGTAGCAAAACATGACATAGTAGAACCGGCAGTCAACACGCCAGTTGAAAACGATACAGCAATCAAATGGCAAAAAGCTAAACAAGTTATGATTGATGTAGATGGCAAGACACAAGAGCTATGGACAACAGATGCTACAGTAAATGATGTCTTGAAGACAGCGGGAATTGAAATCACTACACATGATGAAATCGAACCTGCTCTAGAAACGAAGATTACAGACAATCAGCCAATTGCGATTGCAAAAGCATTTCCTGTTACGGTTAAAGACGGTGGAAAAGAAAGTACTGTATGGTCTACTCAAACTACAGTGAGAAAGTTTTTAACGGATCAGAACATCCGTCTTTCAAACTTGGATAAAGTAGAAGGTGACACAAGTGCGAAACTAACAGCATCAAATGCAGTGGTAAACATCGCGCGTGTTGAAAAAGTTACTGATGTAGTAGTAGAACCAGCAGATTTCAAAACAAAGAGAAAAACAGATATGACAATGCTTAAAGGTGAAGAGAAAGTCGTCACGAATGGTAAAAAGGGTAAGTTACAAAAGAAGTTCCAAATCACGAAAAAGAACGGAAAAATCGTTTCACGTGAATTCGTTGGCAAAACAATGGTAGAAGAACCAACGGCCAAAGTAGTTCACGTAGGAGCTAAAGCACCTAAAGTAGAAGTAGCGGCTGCACCGGCAAAAGCGGCTACAAGCGCGTCGGCAAAATCTTCAAGCACGCCAGCAAAAGCACAAGTTGCAGTATCACGTGGCAACAGCGGGGAGCCTAGCGGCGGAAAAGAATTCTACGCTAATGCAAGCGCGTATACAGCTTATTGTAACGGATGTTCGGGAATCACAGCTACAGGCGTTAACTTGCGCGCAAATCCAGGTATGAAATTGATTGCAGTAGATCCGAGAGTCATTCCACTAGGCTCTAAAGTATGGGTGGAAGGCTATGGTTACGCAATTGCAGGAGATACAGGGGGCGCTATTAAAGGAAACCGTATCGACTTGCACATGCCTACAAAAGAAGCGGCTTATGCATTTGGTCGCCGTCAAGTAAAAATTAAAGTTATCAACTAA
- the rnmV gene encoding ribonuclease M5, with the protein MNIEEVVVVEGKSDTVAVKRATGADTIETNGSAISDKTIERIRHAQQTRGVIVFTDPDFPGRRIRAIIEEQIPDVKHAFLPKKETIAKNGRGLGIEHANDEAIRQALASVYTVSEHTIEEIPMAVLLEARLIGHSDSRKRRERLSELLHIGQVNGKGLKKRLEMFRISIATFNEAIQVLDEEEMTTDV; encoded by the coding sequence GTGAATATAGAAGAAGTAGTCGTAGTTGAAGGAAAGTCTGACACAGTGGCTGTGAAACGTGCAACAGGAGCAGATACGATTGAAACGAATGGTTCAGCAATCTCGGACAAGACCATCGAGCGGATACGTCATGCACAACAGACACGTGGGGTCATCGTCTTCACTGATCCAGACTTTCCTGGACGACGTATTCGGGCCATAATTGAAGAACAAATCCCTGATGTTAAACATGCGTTTTTACCGAAGAAGGAAACTATAGCGAAAAATGGTCGTGGTTTAGGGATTGAACACGCGAATGATGAAGCGATTCGTCAAGCGTTGGCTTCTGTTTATACAGTGAGCGAGCATACAATAGAAGAGATACCGATGGCTGTATTATTAGAGGCAAGATTGATCGGTCACAGTGATTCGAGAAAGCGCAGAGAACGTTTGTCAGAATTACTGCATATAGGACAGGTAAACGGCAAAGGATTGAAGAAACGACTGGAGATGTTCCGAATTTCTATCGCAACATTCAATGAAGCGATACAAGTTCTTGACGAGGAGGAAATGACAACTGATGTATAA
- the rsmA gene encoding 16S rRNA (adenine(1518)-N(6)/adenine(1519)-N(6))-dimethyltransferase RsmA: MYKDIATPARTKEILQKHGFSFKKSLGQNFLVDSNVLHNIVSHAAITKDTGVIEVGPGIGALTEHLARQAGKVVAFEIDGRLLPVLEDTMSPYSNVTVIHQDVLKADIHQVIEEQFADYEDIVVVANLPYYITTPIIMKFLMEKARVSQLVIMMQKEVADRITAVPSTKAYGSLSIAVQYYMDAEVSMIVPKTVFIPQPNVESAVLSLTRREEAHAPVADEDFLFTVTQGSFLHRRKTLWNNLQASLPEGKEKKELIQQAFEQSGIDPIRRGETLSIAEFIKLANALYPHFGKLKPE; the protein is encoded by the coding sequence ATGTATAAAGACATAGCAACGCCAGCGAGAACGAAAGAAATCTTGCAAAAGCATGGTTTTTCATTCAAGAAGAGTTTAGGTCAAAATTTCTTAGTGGATTCAAACGTACTGCATAACATCGTCTCGCATGCAGCGATCACGAAAGATACAGGGGTAATTGAAGTAGGACCAGGAATCGGTGCGTTAACAGAGCATCTTGCACGGCAGGCAGGTAAGGTTGTGGCGTTTGAAATAGACGGTCGACTGTTACCCGTACTCGAAGATACGATGTCACCTTATTCGAATGTCACCGTCATTCATCAAGACGTATTAAAAGCGGATATTCATCAAGTGATTGAAGAACAATTTGCAGACTATGAAGACATCGTAGTTGTCGCCAATTTACCGTATTATATTACAACGCCGATCATAATGAAATTCTTGATGGAAAAAGCTCGCGTTAGTCAGCTTGTTATTATGATGCAAAAAGAAGTAGCTGATCGAATAACGGCAGTGCCTAGCACGAAGGCATATGGTTCATTATCAATCGCTGTCCAGTACTATATGGACGCAGAAGTATCTATGATTGTGCCGAAGACAGTGTTCATTCCGCAACCGAACGTGGAGTCAGCCGTACTTAGTTTGACGCGCAGAGAAGAGGCACACGCTCCTGTAGCGGATGAAGACTTCTTATTCACTGTGACGCAAGGATCGTTCTTGCATCGCCGCAAGACGCTGTGGAACAATCTTCAAGCATCGCTACCTGAGGGGAAAGAAAAAAAGGAACTGATTCAACAAGCATTTGAACAATCAGGTATAGATCCGATCCGACGAGGGGAAACATTATCGATTGCAGAGTTCATTAAACTGGCCAATGCACTATACCCTCACTTTGGCAAGCTAAAACCGGAATAA
- the veg gene encoding biofilm formation stimulator Veg, with product MPKTLADIKKSLDAHLGKRLHLKANGGRKKTIEHAGVLRDTYRAVFVVELDQDDNAFERVSYSYADILTEAVEITVLDGSDQTAFIIK from the coding sequence ATGCCAAAAACATTAGCAGACATTAAAAAGTCACTGGACGCTCATTTAGGGAAACGTCTTCACTTGAAAGCAAATGGTGGTCGTAAGAAGACGATCGAACATGCTGGAGTGTTGCGCGATACGTATCGTGCCGTTTTCGTAGTAGAGTTGGATCAGGATGACAATGCGTTTGAAAGAGTTTCTTACAGCTATGCTGATATTTTAACCGAAGCGGTTGAAATAACAGTTCTTGATGGTTCGGACCAAACAGCGTTTATCATCAAGTAA
- a CDS encoding small, acid-soluble spore protein, alpha/beta type has product MARKGVMSDQLKVEIAKELGFYDVVQKEGWGGIRSRDAGNMVKHAIEMASRQVEEKK; this is encoded by the coding sequence ATGGCGAGAAAAGGCGTCATGTCAGATCAATTGAAAGTAGAAATCGCGAAAGAGCTTGGCTTCTATGACGTTGTTCAGAAAGAAGGCTGGGGCGGTATTCGCTCACGTGATGCAGGAAACATGGTAAAACATGCAATTGAAATGGCAAGTAGACAAGTGGAGGAAAAGAAATAA
- a CDS encoding lytic polysaccharide monooxygenase has translation MWLRMSRIAVLPIFFGALIVLLATFSFTNQASAHGYVSQPESRALLCKQGDNKNCGKIIYEPQSLEAPGNFPIGGPADGKIASANIFFELDTQTRLRWQKVPMKKGTNQFKWKFTAPHVTASWEYYITRTGWDTNQPLKRADLQKFCTVDGKKQRPLSEVKHTCNIPERTGYHVILAVWNIGDTKNAFYNVIDADFGGKQVQPTEPDKTVDMVPLTPSKPSLAPETQPKPDKDKPTQPTVKWDQGIVYVEGDQARFEGSLYEAKWWTRGDLPGDSAVWMLLESSTTEIRDWKMKNVYTVGNQVLHEGIVYEAQWWTSGDTPGEKDVWKFIKIINADVKKWEKKLVYLVGNQVLYNNDLYEAKWWTRGDLPGDSAVWTLVKSAATGVPQWRTTNVYVTGDHVMYNGNLYEAKWWTRANVPSDSVQWKRK, from the coding sequence ATGTGGTTACGAATGTCCCGCATAGCGGTCTTGCCTATCTTCTTTGGTGCGCTAATTGTCCTGCTTGCGACTTTTTCATTTACCAACCAAGCATCTGCGCACGGATATGTAAGCCAACCCGAAAGTCGAGCACTTTTATGCAAGCAAGGAGATAATAAGAACTGCGGTAAAATAATTTATGAACCACAAAGCTTGGAAGCACCCGGGAACTTCCCGATAGGCGGTCCAGCAGACGGGAAAATTGCCAGTGCTAATATTTTCTTCGAGTTAGATACACAAACACGCCTTCGTTGGCAAAAGGTACCGATGAAAAAAGGTACCAATCAATTCAAATGGAAATTTACAGCACCACATGTGACTGCTTCATGGGAATATTACATAACACGGACAGGATGGGATACGAATCAGCCATTAAAACGGGCTGATCTCCAAAAGTTCTGTACAGTAGACGGGAAGAAACAAAGACCGCTTTCCGAAGTAAAACATACTTGTAACATACCTGAACGGACCGGTTATCATGTAATTCTAGCCGTATGGAACATCGGCGATACAAAGAATGCTTTCTACAATGTGATTGATGCTGATTTCGGCGGTAAACAAGTACAACCGACTGAGCCCGACAAAACTGTGGACATGGTACCTCTAACGCCAAGCAAACCAAGCTTAGCACCTGAAACACAGCCAAAGCCCGATAAGGACAAACCAACTCAACCCACGGTCAAATGGGATCAAGGTATTGTCTATGTAGAAGGAGACCAGGCACGATTTGAAGGCAGCTTATACGAAGCGAAATGGTGGACTCGCGGTGATCTCCCTGGTGATTCAGCCGTGTGGATGCTACTTGAGTCTTCTACCACGGAGATTCGCGACTGGAAGATGAAGAACGTTTATACGGTAGGGAATCAAGTGCTACATGAAGGAATCGTTTACGAAGCACAATGGTGGACGAGCGGTGATACTCCAGGGGAAAAGGATGTTTGGAAATTCATCAAGATCATCAATGCTGACGTGAAGAAGTGGGAAAAGAAACTAGTCTATCTAGTAGGGAATCAAGTTCTATATAATAACGATTTATATGAAGCGAAGTGGTGGACACGTGGAGATCTTCCTGGCGATTCAGCGGTTTGGACATTAGTAAAATCCGCTGCTACAGGCGTGCCACAATGGCGTACTACAAATGTATACGTTACTGGCGACCATGTGATGTACAACGGCAATCTATATGAAGCGAAATGGTGGACACGTGCGAATGTCCCTAGTGACAGTGTACAGTGGAAGCGTAAGTAA
- a CDS encoding S-layer homology domain-containing protein — protein sequence MKKIFTVILLLVLTLSSAPTTHASTKVFTDVPKTHPNYTAIMYLLENKVIEPTAHFGLNDKVTREEVAIMVAKATGLDGKKTKTKFKDVPASRYSSGYINSAVKAGIINGYPDGTFKPTQKVTRGHMAAFIANAFKLTKEKDIRFKDVPKGSTAYNAVRKLAFENITSGYPDGTFKPNETLTRSHIAAFVARAMDPAFRPVPPVMVTRGIHFGMDPAQVMNVESKSPAILLSNLREGNKRLLIYRTTKYNYYTDLIYYFENNKLQFISYDFMGGEDYYHTSGEMFAIYNELNEQAQREFGADYYSDTDNETTFNSGWEKTGYVVILTVNDDNVSTAANLVYLPHSMLK from the coding sequence ATGAAAAAGATTTTTACAGTAATTTTGCTACTTGTTTTGACACTATCGTCAGCTCCTACAACACATGCTTCTACTAAAGTATTTACAGATGTTCCGAAAACTCACCCGAACTATACGGCTATTATGTATTTATTGGAAAACAAAGTGATTGAACCTACTGCGCATTTTGGGTTAAACGATAAAGTGACACGTGAAGAAGTAGCAATTATGGTGGCTAAAGCGACAGGGCTTGATGGAAAGAAAACGAAGACGAAGTTTAAAGATGTTCCCGCCAGCAGATACTCATCTGGCTATATCAACTCTGCGGTGAAAGCAGGAATTATAAACGGCTATCCCGATGGTACATTTAAACCGACGCAAAAAGTAACACGTGGACATATGGCTGCATTCATTGCGAATGCGTTTAAACTGACGAAAGAAAAAGATATTCGATTTAAGGACGTACCGAAGGGTTCTACTGCGTATAATGCGGTGCGTAAGCTAGCTTTTGAAAATATTACCTCGGGCTATCCGGACGGCACGTTTAAACCGAATGAAACACTGACTCGTTCGCATATTGCTGCATTCGTAGCAAGAGCTATGGATCCCGCATTCCGACCTGTGCCGCCTGTCATGGTTACAAGAGGTATTCATTTTGGAATGGATCCTGCACAAGTAATGAATGTCGAATCAAAGTCACCAGCTATATTGCTGTCCAATTTACGTGAAGGAAATAAACGATTATTGATCTACCGGACTACAAAGTATAATTACTATACAGATCTAATTTACTACTTTGAAAATAATAAGTTGCAGTTCATAAGTTATGACTTTATGGGTGGCGAAGACTACTATCATACTTCAGGTGAGATGTTTGCAATATACAATGAATTAAACGAACAGGCACAACGTGAATTCGGAGCAGACTATTACTCGGACACAGATAATGAAACTACATTCAATTCAGGATGGGAAAAGACCGGATACGTAGTAATTCTTACAGTGAATGATGACAATGTAAGTACTGCCGCTAATTTAGTGTATTTGCCGCATTCAATGTTAAAGTAA
- a CDS encoding NAD(P)H-dependent flavin oxidoreductase, whose translation MWNQNDLTKELGITYPIIQAGMAGGTTTPELIAAVSNAGGLGTLGAGYMKAEDMKATIKQIKELTNRPFGVNLFIPETSDLSKEKIKKANDLLRPYREELHVSEPEVKMISTANFEQQIEIIIQEKIAVCSFTFGVPTKDIVQRLKADNILVMGTATTVKEAMINEESGVDMVVMQGSEAGGHRGTFSGSFDDSMIGTMSLVPQAADAVQIPVIAAGGIMDGRGVLAALTLGAQAVQMGTAFVTAIESGAKSQHADAILHSTEDQTVITSVFSGKPARGIQNEFITKMKPYEESLPDYPIMNTLTTGIRNEAAKQNRPEWIHLWSGQSPRLSKKQHVADLLAEIVSQVEKIIRNR comes from the coding sequence ATGTGGAATCAAAATGACTTAACAAAAGAATTGGGTATTACCTATCCCATTATACAAGCAGGAATGGCTGGCGGTACGACCACGCCAGAACTGATAGCGGCTGTATCCAATGCGGGTGGTTTAGGTACACTGGGCGCGGGCTATATGAAAGCAGAAGACATGAAAGCAACAATAAAACAGATTAAGGAATTAACGAATCGACCTTTTGGTGTCAATTTATTTATTCCCGAGACATCTGATCTATCCAAAGAAAAGATTAAGAAGGCTAATGATTTATTACGACCATACCGTGAAGAGTTACATGTTTCAGAGCCAGAAGTGAAAATGATATCTACAGCAAACTTTGAACAGCAAATAGAAATTATTATACAAGAAAAAATAGCAGTTTGTAGCTTCACGTTTGGTGTTCCGACTAAGGACATAGTCCAACGACTAAAAGCAGATAACATCCTCGTCATGGGGACTGCCACGACAGTGAAAGAGGCAATGATCAATGAAGAGTCGGGTGTGGATATGGTCGTCATGCAAGGTAGTGAAGCAGGTGGTCATCGAGGTACGTTTTCGGGAAGTTTCGATGATTCTATGATCGGAACGATGTCGCTTGTACCGCAAGCTGCGGACGCAGTGCAAATCCCGGTTATTGCAGCCGGAGGAATAATGGACGGAAGAGGCGTTTTGGCAGCTCTTACACTTGGCGCGCAAGCTGTTCAAATGGGGACGGCTTTTGTAACGGCTATTGAAAGTGGCGCAAAATCACAGCACGCCGACGCCATTTTACATAGTACGGAAGATCAAACTGTCATCACATCGGTATTTAGCGGCAAGCCAGCTAGAGGCATTCAGAATGAGTTTATAACGAAAATGAAACCTTATGAAGAAAGTCTGCCTGATTATCCTATAATGAATACATTAACAACAGGAATACGCAATGAGGCCGCTAAGCAAAATCGTCCTGAATGGATACATCTTTGGAGCGGACAATCGCCCCGTTTGAGTAAGAAGCAACATGTTGCGGACTTACTAGCGGAAATCGTTTCCCAAGTAGAGAAGATCATACGCAATAGATGA
- a CDS encoding DUF2200 domain-containing protein has product MVKHKIYTMSFASVYPLYIKKVERKGRTKSEVDEIIHWLTGYNQQELEALIEKQTDFETFFSEAPKLNPSRTLIKGIICGIRVEEIEEPTMREIRYLDKLIDELAKGKSMEKILRQ; this is encoded by the coding sequence ATGGTTAAACATAAAATCTATACAATGAGTTTCGCGAGTGTGTATCCATTGTATATTAAAAAGGTAGAGAGAAAAGGACGTACAAAGTCGGAGGTCGATGAAATCATTCATTGGTTAACGGGATATAACCAACAGGAGTTGGAAGCGCTAATTGAAAAACAAACAGACTTTGAGACCTTCTTTTCTGAGGCTCCTAAGTTGAACCCTTCTCGGACGTTGATTAAAGGTATTATATGCGGTATTAGAGTAGAAGAAATTGAAGAGCCAACGATGCGAGAAATTCGTTATTTGGATAAGTTAATTGACGAGTTGGCGAAAGGGAAATCGATGGAAAAGATTTTGCGTCAATAA
- the ispE gene encoding 4-(cytidine 5'-diphospho)-2-C-methyl-D-erythritol kinase — translation MIYEKAPAKINLTLDVLSKRPDGYHDVEMIMTTVDLADRIWLRPTTDHAITIKSSHRFVPNDRKNLAYQAADLLRKRYSLDYGVEITLDKNIPIAAGLAGGSSDAAAALRGLNRLWNLGLSLDQLAVLGSEIGSDVSFCVYGGTAIARGRGEDITHLPAPPNCWVVLAKPTIGVSTGNIYGQLDLSSISHPQTERMMEALQASDYDKMCASLGNVLEPVTMGLHKEVVILKEQMERFGADAVLMSGSGPTVFGLVKHESRVPRIVNALKGFCQDVHAVRMLGERIVVD, via the coding sequence ATGATTTACGAAAAGGCGCCTGCGAAAATCAACTTAACATTAGATGTGTTAAGCAAAAGACCGGATGGCTATCATGATGTCGAAATGATTATGACAACGGTTGATTTGGCAGACCGTATATGGCTTCGTCCAACGACGGATCATGCTATTACAATTAAATCGTCTCATCGATTTGTGCCGAATGATCGCAAAAACTTGGCGTATCAGGCAGCGGATTTATTGCGTAAGCGCTATAGCTTGGATTATGGAGTTGAAATTACTCTGGATAAGAATATACCGATTGCCGCTGGACTAGCAGGTGGTAGCTCAGATGCAGCTGCAGCTCTTCGTGGATTGAATCGGCTGTGGAATCTCGGGCTATCACTTGATCAATTAGCGGTGCTTGGTTCCGAAATTGGCTCAGACGTGTCGTTCTGTGTATACGGTGGCACGGCTATTGCAAGGGGACGTGGAGAAGATATCACTCATCTACCAGCTCCACCTAATTGCTGGGTCGTGCTGGCGAAGCCGACAATTGGCGTATCGACAGGCAATATCTATGGTCAGTTGGACTTGTCCTCCATTTCGCATCCCCAAACGGAGCGTATGATGGAAGCTTTGCAGGCAAGTGATTATGACAAGATGTGTGCTTCGCTAGGAAATGTACTGGAGCCCGTAACGATGGGTCTCCATAAAGAAGTTGTCATACTTAAAGAACAAATGGAGCGTTTTGGGGCAGATGCTGTTTTAATGAGCGGTAGCGGTCCGACAGTCTTTGGATTAGTGAAGCATGAATCGCGTGTACCAAGAATCGTCAACGCCTTGAAAGGGTTCTGCCAGGATGTACATGCCGTACGTATGCTTGGTGAACGTATTGTAGTTGATTAA
- the purR gene encoding pur operon repressor: MKWKRSERLVDMTRHLLENPHTLISLTFFSNRYSAAKSSISEDLGILKETFEESGTGRLITISGAAGGIKYIPLVSREEIKEVIHSLMNELRKSDRLLPGGYLYMTDLLGNPRFLDRIGKVIATAFYDKEIDAIMTVATKGIPIAHAIARHLNVPVIVVRRDSKVTEGSTVSINYVSGSARRIQTMVLSKRSMQSGQKVLLTDDFMKVGGTMQGMKSLLEEFDCELGGVAVLVEAEHLEEVLVDDYLSLVKLHAVDEKHRKIELEEGNYFTRGGNELWNT; this comes from the coding sequence ATGAAATGGAAAAGAAGTGAAAGGCTTGTCGATATGACGCGTCATTTGCTGGAAAATCCACACACACTCATTTCTTTGACGTTTTTTTCGAACCGGTATTCAGCCGCCAAGTCCTCAATTAGTGAAGATCTTGGTATTTTGAAAGAGACATTTGAAGAAAGCGGTACGGGTCGTTTAATCACGATTTCAGGTGCGGCTGGCGGTATTAAATATATTCCGTTAGTCAGTCGTGAGGAGATAAAAGAAGTCATTCATTCATTAATGAACGAACTTAGAAAGTCAGATCGACTACTTCCAGGTGGTTATTTGTATATGACTGATCTGTTAGGAAATCCCAGGTTTCTTGATCGAATCGGCAAAGTAATTGCGACAGCTTTCTATGATAAAGAAATTGATGCAATTATGACAGTTGCGACAAAGGGCATTCCTATCGCCCACGCGATTGCGCGGCATTTGAACGTACCTGTCATCGTCGTTCGAAGAGATAGCAAAGTGACGGAAGGTTCTACTGTCAGCATTAATTACGTTTCGGGTTCTGCGCGCAGGATCCAGACGATGGTGCTGTCGAAGAGAAGTATGCAGAGCGGTCAGAAAGTATTGTTGACAGATGATTTTATGAAAGTGGGCGGCACGATGCAAGGTATGAAGAGCCTGCTTGAAGAATTCGACTGTGAACTTGGCGGAGTGGCGGTTTTGGTGGAAGCTGAACATCTCGAAGAAGTTCTGGTAGATGATTATCTTTCATTGGTGAAACTGCATGCGGTTGACGAGAAACACCGTAAGATTGAGCTGGAAGAAGGAAATTATTTCACGAGAGGCGGTAATGAGTTATGGAATACGTAA
- a CDS encoding RidA family protein yields MEYVKTEQAPQAIGPYSQAVKVNGVVYTSGQIPLTLAGEVVSGGIEEQTNQVLHNLKKVLEEAGSSLQQVIKTTVFIQDMNEFGALNAIYEEHFGEHKPARSTVEVARLPKDVRVEIEAIALCQ; encoded by the coding sequence ATGGAATACGTAAAAACAGAACAAGCTCCACAAGCAATTGGACCGTATTCACAGGCAGTAAAAGTGAACGGAGTAGTGTACACGTCTGGACAAATTCCTCTGACGCTTGCTGGGGAAGTAGTAAGCGGCGGAATCGAAGAACAAACGAATCAAGTTCTTCACAACCTAAAAAAAGTACTTGAAGAAGCAGGTTCAAGTTTACAACAAGTCATTAAAACGACAGTATTCATTCAGGATATGAATGAATTCGGAGCGTTAAACGCCATTTATGAAGAACACTTCGGTGAGCACAAACCGGCTCGCTCGACAGTGGAGGTGGCACGCCTTCCAAAAGACGTACGAGTGGAAATAGAAGCAATCGCGCTTTGTCAATAA
- the spoVG gene encoding septation regulator SpoVG: MEITDVRLRKVDTEGRMRAIASITLNDQFVIHDIRVIEGNDGLFVAMPSKRTPDGEFRDVAHPINSDARTKVQESILAAYHQVGEQQGELQEAVL, encoded by the coding sequence ATGGAGATCACAGATGTGAGATTACGCAAGGTAGACACGGAAGGTAGAATGAGAGCAATTGCTTCCATTACGCTTAACGATCAATTTGTCATCCATGATATCCGAGTCATCGAGGGGAATGACGGATTATTCGTGGCAATGCCGAGCAAGCGCACACCGGATGGGGAGTTCCGCGATGTGGCACATCCGATTAATTCGGATGCACGAACTAAGGTACAAGAGTCCATCCTGGCAGCATATCATCAAGTAGGCGAGCAGCAAGGGGAATTGCAAGAGGCTGTTCTATAA